From a region of the Halanaerobium hydrogeniformans genome:
- the mutS gene encoding DNA mismatch repair protein MutS codes for MAELTPMMQQYYNLKRKHQDAILFFRLGDFYEMFGEDAKKAARLLDIALTSRNKGGGEKIDMAGVPAHSAASYIEKLIKKGIKVAICEQLEDPSEASGIVERDVIRVITPGTVIENEILADNENNYLAAAFKYQSNYGFAYTDISTGEFYLTEFSAEAADKLSDEINRIAPQELLTDENTAKMDKINQLQAQYGFTINETEKKDFNYLKEEMLSHFNINSLEGFGCEDMETAVYAAGQILAYLKQTQKRTVKQITTLHPYYLEDYMVLDAATRRNLELTKTIRDNKTSGSLLSIVDQTITSMGGRTIKKWINQPLINQKEIVKRHDSIEELLDNFRILNKCRDLMADIYDLERIMSKITYQSANGRDLIALRNSLAKLPGLEKLIADFKTELFSEIQDGFDSLEDIFKLIDDSIIDEPPTTITEGGIIKDNYNKKLDELRSLANQGKDWISALQKEEREKTGINTLKVGFNKVFGYYLEVTNSHLDKVPERYERKQTLSNSERYIIPKLKEKEAEVLGAEEKINDLEYKLFVEIRDEIAQEVDRINKTASLIAEIDVLMSFAFLAIENNYNRPEINSGEEIIIKNGRHPVVEKMFSEQFVANDCYLDQTKQRFIIITGPNMSGKSTYMRQIALIVLLAQVGSFVPADEATIGLTDRIFTRVGASDDLTTGQSTFMVEMNEVANIVNNSTDRSLIILDEVGRGTSTYDGVSIAWAVSEYLNNPERIGARTLFATHYHELTRLEDEYDGIKNYNVLVKEDSDGVHFLHRIGEGRADDSYGIEVARLAGLPEEIIISAQKILSRLEENNKMPLRKREKSLQDSKHQQLPLFEDKENPILKKLDEKDIMDMTPLDAMNFLYKLKQDLKKEEN; via the coding sequence TTGGCAGAATTAACACCAATGATGCAGCAATATTATAATTTAAAAAGAAAACATCAGGATGCAATATTGTTTTTTAGACTGGGTGATTTTTATGAAATGTTCGGTGAAGATGCCAAAAAAGCTGCCAGGTTATTAGATATTGCGCTTACTTCAAGGAACAAGGGTGGGGGCGAAAAAATAGATATGGCAGGTGTTCCAGCCCATTCTGCAGCATCCTATATCGAAAAGCTGATAAAAAAAGGGATTAAAGTTGCTATATGTGAACAGCTTGAAGATCCTTCTGAAGCAAGCGGTATTGTAGAAAGAGATGTTATTAGAGTGATAACCCCTGGTACTGTAATTGAAAATGAAATTCTTGCTGATAATGAAAACAACTACCTTGCTGCAGCTTTTAAATATCAAAGTAATTATGGTTTTGCCTATACTGATATTTCAACCGGAGAATTTTATTTAACTGAATTTTCTGCAGAAGCTGCTGATAAGCTTTCTGATGAAATAAATAGAATTGCACCTCAGGAGCTTTTAACTGATGAGAACACTGCCAAAATGGATAAAATAAATCAACTTCAGGCACAATATGGTTTCACTATCAATGAAACTGAAAAAAAAGATTTCAATTATTTAAAAGAGGAAATGCTAAGCCATTTTAACATTAATTCCTTAGAAGGTTTTGGCTGTGAAGATATGGAAACAGCTGTTTATGCAGCAGGTCAGATTTTAGCATACTTAAAACAGACCCAGAAAAGAACTGTTAAACAAATAACCACCTTACATCCCTATTATTTAGAGGATTATATGGTTTTAGATGCAGCCACCAGACGTAATTTAGAATTAACTAAAACAATTCGAGATAATAAAACTTCTGGTTCACTGCTTTCTATAGTAGATCAGACTATTACCTCTATGGGAGGTAGGACCATTAAAAAATGGATAAATCAGCCTTTAATAAATCAAAAAGAAATAGTAAAAAGACATGATTCAATTGAAGAATTGCTGGATAACTTTAGAATTTTAAATAAATGCAGAGATTTAATGGCAGATATCTATGATTTAGAGAGGATAATGAGTAAAATAACTTATCAATCAGCCAACGGACGTGATTTAATCGCCTTAAGAAATTCACTGGCTAAACTACCCGGTTTAGAAAAACTTATTGCTGACTTTAAAACAGAGCTATTTTCTGAGATACAGGATGGTTTTGATTCTCTAGAAGATATTTTTAAGTTAATAGATGATTCTATAATTGATGAACCACCAACTACAATTACTGAAGGTGGAATTATTAAAGATAATTATAATAAAAAACTTGATGAACTTCGCAGCCTGGCTAATCAAGGCAAAGATTGGATTAGTGCTTTACAAAAAGAAGAAAGAGAAAAAACAGGAATCAACACCTTAAAAGTAGGTTTTAATAAGGTTTTTGGTTATTATTTAGAAGTAACAAACTCACATTTAGATAAAGTACCGGAGCGCTATGAACGCAAACAAACTTTAAGTAATAGTGAAAGATATATAATTCCAAAATTGAAAGAAAAAGAAGCAGAAGTTCTAGGAGCGGAAGAAAAAATAAATGATTTAGAATATAAGCTTTTTGTTGAAATAAGAGATGAAATTGCTCAGGAGGTAGACAGAATTAATAAAACCGCTTCTTTAATTGCAGAGATAGATGTATTGATGTCATTTGCCTTTTTAGCAATAGAAAATAATTATAATAGACCTGAAATTAATTCTGGCGAAGAGATAATTATTAAAAATGGGCGCCATCCTGTTGTAGAAAAGATGTTTAGTGAACAGTTTGTTGCCAATGATTGTTATCTAGATCAGACTAAGCAGCGCTTTATTATTATTACAGGTCCTAATATGTCCGGTAAATCTACTTATATGAGGCAGATAGCTTTAATAGTATTACTTGCCCAGGTAGGTTCATTTGTTCCTGCTGATGAAGCAACAATTGGTTTAACTGATCGAATATTTACCAGGGTGGGAGCAAGTGATGATCTTACAACTGGTCAGAGTACATTTATGGTTGAGATGAATGAAGTTGCAAATATTGTTAATAACAGTACAGACAGAAGTTTGATTATTTTAGATGAGGTTGGTAGAGGAACCAGCACTTATGATGGAGTTAGTATTGCCTGGGCTGTCAGTGAGTATTTAAATAACCCTGAAAGGATTGGAGCAAGGACACTTTTTGCAACTCACTATCATGAACTGACAAGACTTGAAGATGAGTATGATGGAATCAAGAATTATAATGTATTGGTCAAAGAAGATAGTGATGGGGTACACTTTTTACACCGTATTGGTGAAGGGAGAGCTGATGATAGTTATGGGATTGAAGTTGCCCGTCTGGCAGGGCTTCCAGAGGAAATAATCATTAGTGCCCAAAAAATACTTAGTAGACTAGAAGAGAATAATAAAATGCCACTGAGAAAGAGAGAAAAATCTCTTCAGGACAGCAAACATCAGCAGTTACCCTTATTTGAAGATAAAGAAAATCCTATTTTAAAGAAATTAGACGAAAAAGATATTATGGATATGACCCCTCTGGATGCTATGAACTTTTTATATAAACTCAAACAGGACTTAAAAAAAGAGGAGAATTAG
- the miaB gene encoding tRNA (N6-isopentenyl adenosine(37)-C2)-methylthiotransferase MiaB has translation MTKNKYYHIITYGCQMNEHDSEKLAGMLENIGYNNTNKLENADIVLLNTCTIRENAELKVFGKLGQLKEYKRKNPDLIIGIGGCMMQLEEPVEEIYKKYRHVDLIFGTHNIHQVPELIKKIEKNRERVVEVWDQEEGLIPDLPSQRESEHSAWISIIQGCDNFCTYCIVPYVRGRERSRPLEAIIKEAEKLAAEGVKEVTLLGQNVNSYGNDLAEEIDFPLLLEELNKVDSLARIRFMTSHPRDFSEKLLLAIKNLEKVAKHIHLPIQSGSNKILKEMNRGYSREYYIDTVKEIQNKMPEAAISTDFIVGFPGESDEDFEQTLKLVKELRFDMAYTFIYSPRSGTPAAKREDQIAEEVKKERLNKLMDIQNRISYQKNQKLIGKIQKILVTGPSNRDENVYEGRTGTNKICFINKRPDLIGKIVKVKIDSAKSWTLQGTVVE, from the coding sequence ATGACTAAAAATAAATATTATCATATTATAACATATGGCTGCCAGATGAATGAACATGATTCAGAAAAACTGGCAGGTATGTTAGAAAATATAGGTTATAATAATACAAATAAATTAGAAAATGCTGATATTGTATTGCTTAACACATGTACAATTAGAGAAAATGCTGAACTTAAAGTCTTTGGTAAATTGGGTCAGCTTAAAGAATATAAAAGGAAAAATCCAGATTTAATAATAGGTATTGGTGGCTGTATGATGCAGTTAGAAGAACCGGTAGAAGAAATTTATAAAAAATACCGTCATGTAGATCTAATATTCGGAACCCATAACATTCACCAGGTACCTGAATTAATAAAGAAAATAGAAAAAAATAGAGAAAGGGTTGTTGAAGTTTGGGATCAGGAGGAAGGTTTAATTCCTGACCTACCTTCTCAGAGAGAGTCTGAACATTCTGCCTGGATATCTATTATTCAGGGCTGTGATAATTTCTGCACCTATTGTATTGTGCCTTATGTTAGAGGTAGAGAGCGCAGTCGACCACTGGAAGCTATAATAAAGGAAGCAGAAAAATTAGCTGCCGAGGGAGTTAAAGAAGTTACTCTTTTAGGTCAAAATGTAAATTCATATGGTAATGATCTGGCAGAAGAAATAGATTTCCCTTTACTTTTAGAAGAACTAAACAAAGTCGATTCTTTAGCAAGAATTAGGTTTATGACCTCTCATCCCAGAGATTTTTCTGAAAAATTACTTTTGGCAATTAAAAATTTAGAAAAAGTAGCTAAACACATTCATCTTCCTATTCAATCTGGAAGCAATAAGATCTTAAAAGAGATGAATAGAGGTTATAGCAGAGAATATTATATTGATACCGTAAAAGAAATTCAAAATAAGATGCCGGAAGCGGCTATTTCAACAGATTTTATTGTTGGTTTCCCTGGAGAAAGTGATGAAGACTTTGAGCAGACATTAAAACTTGTTAAAGAACTAAGATTTGATATGGCCTATACTTTTATCTATTCTCCTCGCAGTGGAACTCCAGCTGCTAAAAGAGAAGATCAAATCGCAGAAGAAGTTAAAAAAGAACGTCTAAATAAATTAATGGACATTCAAAATAGGATTAGCTATCAAAAAAATCAAAAATTAATCGGTAAAATTCAAAAAATACTGGTCACAGGACCCAGCAATAGAGATGAGAATGTTTATGAAGGTCGAACTGGAACAAATAAAATTTGTTTTATAAACAAAAGGCCTGATTTGATCGGTAAAATTGTAAAGGTAAAAATAGATTCAGCAAAAAGCTGGACTCTACAGGGTACTGTAGTTGAATAA
- a CDS encoding potassium channel family protein, which yields MKQFVVIGLGRFGSSVATTLSENGYDVLAIDKDAERVQALANQVTHSVEADATDEDALKTLGARNFDVAVVSIGDDVSANILCTLILKELEVPYVIVKAPDRLHGKVLTKIGADRVVYPERDMGARIAHNLISSNVLDYIEFAPDYGVIEIIAADKMIGKTLKELELRSKFNVNVMAIKRGEDLHISPGADDKVLEGDRLVVMGKNESLDQIKNYGS from the coding sequence ATGAAACAGTTTGTAGTAATTGGCTTAGGACGTTTTGGCTCAAGTGTGGCAACAACACTTTCTGAAAACGGTTATGATGTCCTGGCAATAGATAAAGATGCAGAAAGAGTTCAGGCTCTGGCAAATCAGGTAACTCATTCAGTAGAAGCAGATGCAACTGATGAAGATGCATTAAAAACTCTGGGAGCTAGAAATTTTGATGTAGCTGTGGTGAGTATAGGTGATGATGTTTCAGCTAATATTTTATGTACCTTAATTTTAAAAGAATTAGAGGTTCCTTATGTAATTGTTAAGGCACCTGATAGGTTACACGGCAAAGTTTTAACAAAAATAGGGGCAGACAGGGTTGTTTATCCAGAAAGAGATATGGGAGCTAGAATTGCTCATAACCTTATTTCTTCTAATGTGTTAGATTATATTGAATTTGCTCCTGATTATGGAGTTATCGAAATAATAGCAGCAGATAAAATGATCGGTAAAACCTTAAAAGAATTAGAGTTAAGATCTAAATTTAATGTAAATGTTATGGCCATAAAAAGAGGAGAAGACTTACATATTTCTCCAGGAGCTGATGATAAGGTTCTTGAAGGAGATAGACTTGTTGTTATGGGTAAAAACGAAAGTCTTGATCAGATTAAAAATTATGGCAGTTAA